In the Kaistella sp. 97-N-M2 genome, one interval contains:
- a CDS encoding 30S ribosomal protein THX, whose translation MGKGDQKSKRGKINAGSYGNKRPRKSSSVKNIPVNVLDEDDKKAPKTKVRKEVGYPADQSENAEMPKETKPKAAAKPKAEKADDKKEVKPKAPKAEKAEEPKETKTKKTEE comes from the coding sequence ATGGGAAAAGGAGATCAAAAATCGAAACGTGGAAAAATTAATGCCGGAAGCTACGGAAATAAACGACCGAGAAAATCTTCCTCAGTGAAAAATATTCCGGTTAATGTGTTGGACGAAGACGACAAAAAAGCGCCAAAAACTAAAGTAAGAAAAGAAGTGGGTTATCCGGCTGATCAATCCGAAAACGCAGAAATGCCAAAAGAAACAAAACCAAAAGCTGCTGCGAAACCGAAAGCGGAAAAAGCAGACGATAAAAAAGAAGTTAAACCAAAAGCACCGAAAGCAGAAAAAGCCGAGGAACCTAAGGAAACCAAAACCAAAAAAACCGAAGAATAA
- a CDS encoding DUF2975 domain-containing protein codes for MFSQTFILNNDVGWTQNKWTNPLKDLLKFRINYPFTDLQVSTGVFGSTQIIYNIIGMLFVTLFFYFSYRSFKEMSSDKIFNPNAIKWLQRFGYLNLIFGILSLVEGIGYNKISTSSFFQFFFLVFLGSMVLFIVAFFKKGYELQSENDLTI; via the coding sequence ATGTTTTCTCAAACTTTTATTTTGAACAACGATGTTGGCTGGACTCAAAACAAGTGGACCAATCCATTGAAGGACTTACTGAAATTCAGAATCAACTATCCATTTACAGACCTACAGGTTTCAACAGGTGTTTTTGGAAGCACTCAAATCATTTACAATATCATTGGAATGCTCTTCGTGACTTTATTTTTCTACTTTTCTTATAGAAGCTTTAAAGAAATGAGTTCGGATAAAATCTTTAATCCAAATGCAATTAAGTGGTTACAAAGATTCGGATATCTCAATTTAATTTTCGGAATATTATCTTTAGTGGAAGGTATAGGATATAATAAAATTTCTACTTCTTCTTTTTTTCAGTTCTTTTTTCTGGTTTTTCTGGGGAGCATGGTTCTCTTTATTGTGGCCTTCTTCAAAAAAGGATATGAATTGCAATCTGAAAATGATTTAACAATATAA
- a CDS encoding helix-turn-helix transcriptional regulator yields MAIIINIDVMLAKRKMQSQELAEKIGITPANLSILKTGKAKALKLSTLEAICKALDCQPADLLEFQSED; encoded by the coding sequence ATGGCGATCATTATTAATATCGACGTGATGCTCGCAAAACGGAAGATGCAGAGCCAGGAATTAGCAGAGAAAATAGGTATTACTCCCGCAAACCTCTCCATTCTGAAAACGGGAAAAGCAAAGGCATTAAAACTCTCTACTTTGGAGGCCATTTGCAAGGCTTTAGACTGCCAACCAGCAGATTTACTTGAATTTCAATCTGAGGATTAA
- the aspS gene encoding aspartate--tRNA ligase — MFRTHTNGELSLKNLDENVTLSGWVQTIRDKGFMMWIDLRDRYGITQLVFDSDRSSTELLEKASKLGREFVIQVEGKVIERQSKNPKIPTGQIEILVEKLTILNESEVPPFTIEDQTDGGEELRMKYRYLDIRRNPVKDKLIFRHKMAQKVRNYLSDQNFIEVETPVLIKSTPEGARDFVVPSRMNPGQFYALPQSPQTFKQLLMIGGMDRYFQIVKCFRDEDLRADRQPEFTQIDCEMAFVEQEDVLEIFEGMTATLLKDIAGKEFGKFPRMTFADAMKKYGNDKPDIRFGMEFVEVNDLVKGKDFKIFDEAELVVGINVEGCAGYTRKQIDELIDWVKRPQIGANGMIWIKFQNDGVVTSSVNKFYIEEDLKKIAEKFGAKAGDLIFLMSGNENKVRTQLSALRMELGNRLGLRDPKVFAPLWVIDFPLLEWDEETERYHAMHHPFTSPKPEDVHLLETDPGKARANAYDLILNGNEIGGGSVRIFDKDLQAKMFNLLGFTKEDAEAQFGFLMNAFQYGAPPHAGLALGFDRLVAILDGNEVIRDYIAFPKNNSGRDVMIDAPSAIADEQLTELALKVELKS, encoded by the coding sequence ATGTTTCGTACGCACACTAATGGAGAATTATCGCTTAAAAATCTTGATGAAAACGTTACCCTTTCCGGCTGGGTTCAAACCATTCGTGATAAAGGTTTTATGATGTGGATCGATCTGCGTGATCGCTACGGAATTACACAATTGGTATTTGATTCAGACCGGTCTTCAACAGAACTTTTAGAAAAAGCCTCAAAATTAGGTCGCGAATTTGTGATTCAGGTGGAAGGAAAAGTGATCGAGCGCCAAAGCAAAAATCCAAAAATCCCAACGGGACAAATCGAAATCCTTGTTGAAAAATTAACGATTTTAAACGAATCAGAAGTTCCACCATTTACCATTGAAGACCAAACTGACGGCGGTGAAGAACTTCGTATGAAATACAGGTATTTGGACATCCGCAGAAATCCGGTGAAAGACAAATTGATTTTCCGTCACAAAATGGCGCAGAAAGTCAGAAACTATTTGTCTGATCAAAATTTCATCGAAGTAGAAACTCCAGTTTTGATTAAATCTACTCCGGAAGGCGCGCGTGATTTCGTAGTTCCAAGCCGTATGAATCCCGGGCAGTTTTATGCCTTACCACAATCGCCACAAACTTTCAAACAATTATTGATGATCGGTGGAATGGACCGTTATTTCCAGATTGTAAAATGTTTTCGGGATGAAGATTTAAGAGCCGACAGACAACCGGAATTCACACAAATCGATTGCGAAATGGCATTTGTGGAGCAAGAAGATGTTTTGGAAATCTTCGAAGGAATGACCGCGACTTTATTGAAAGATATCGCCGGGAAAGAATTCGGAAAATTTCCAAGAATGACTTTTGCCGACGCGATGAAAAAATACGGGAACGATAAACCGGACATCAGATTTGGAATGGAGTTCGTAGAAGTTAATGATTTGGTCAAAGGAAAAGATTTCAAAATTTTCGACGAGGCAGAATTGGTGGTCGGAATTAACGTAGAAGGTTGTGCAGGCTACACCAGAAAACAAATCGACGAATTAATCGATTGGGTAAAACGTCCGCAAATCGGTGCCAATGGAATGATTTGGATTAAATTCCAAAATGACGGCGTTGTGACGTCTTCTGTAAACAAATTTTATATCGAAGAAGATTTAAAGAAAATAGCAGAAAAATTCGGCGCAAAAGCAGGAGATTTAATTTTCCTCATGTCCGGAAATGAAAATAAAGTGAGAACTCAACTTTCCGCTCTCAGAATGGAATTGGGTAACAGATTAGGGTTAAGAGATCCAAAAGTTTTCGCACCACTTTGGGTGATCGATTTCCCCTTGTTAGAATGGGATGAAGAAACAGAACGTTATCACGCGATGCATCATCCGTTTACTTCTCCGAAACCAGAAGATGTTCATTTACTGGAAACCGATCCGGGAAAAGCCAGAGCAAACGCTTACGATTTAATCCTGAACGGAAACGAAATCGGTGGTGGTTCGGTCAGAATTTTCGATAAAGATTTACAGGCTAAAATGTTCAATTTACTAGGATTCACCAAAGAAGATGCAGAAGCACAGTTTGGATTCCTGATGAACGCTTTCCAATATGGAGCGCCGCCACATGCAGGTTTAGCTTTAGGTTTTGATCGTTTGGTTGCAATTCTCGATGGCAATGAAGTGATCCGAGACTATATCGCATTCCCGAAAAACAATTCAGGAAGAGATGTGATGATCGACGCACCAAGTGCTATTGCTGATGAGCAGTTGACTGAGTTGGCTTTGAAAGTAGAACTGAAAAGTTAA
- a CDS encoding Fic family protein, with translation MKWQIFPYYFEGLEKQLERIYEKKRELDKKRPIPTYVLKSIRDSLSIEWTYNSNSIEGNTLTLQETKMVIEDGFTIKGKSLREHFEVVNHQEAIEFVESLASNEYILNKLDVLSVHHLVLQKIEKDFAGKYRTSGVRISGANFVPPNALKVDELMSELIDFANEPEVDILIRSAIFHHRFVWIHPFFDGNGRTARLLLNLLLMKSGFPPAIILKNDRKKYYDALNQANNQDYSKLLLLILQAVERTLDIYLGNLNNTYDQYQSITDIVKEPDVPYGQEYVSLLARQGKIDAFKEGRNWLTTKDAVLDYIENRDRKRILKKEAEK, from the coding sequence ATGAAATGGCAAATATTTCCATATTATTTTGAAGGTTTAGAAAAACAACTCGAAAGAATTTACGAAAAAAAACGTGAACTGGATAAAAAACGCCCTATTCCAACCTATGTTTTGAAAAGTATAAGAGACAGTCTGAGCATTGAATGGACTTATAATTCCAACAGCATTGAAGGAAATACTTTGACGCTTCAGGAAACAAAAATGGTGATCGAAGATGGATTTACCATTAAAGGAAAATCGCTTCGGGAACATTTTGAAGTGGTGAATCACCAGGAAGCCATCGAATTTGTAGAGTCACTTGCTTCCAATGAGTATATTCTTAACAAATTAGATGTTTTGAGTGTTCATCATCTTGTATTGCAGAAAATAGAAAAGGATTTTGCCGGAAAATACAGAACTTCTGGTGTGCGGATTTCTGGTGCTAATTTCGTTCCGCCGAATGCTTTGAAAGTTGATGAGTTGATGAGCGAATTGATTGATTTTGCAAACGAACCAGAAGTCGATATCTTGATAAGATCTGCGATTTTTCACCATCGCTTTGTTTGGATTCATCCGTTTTTTGATGGCAATGGAAGAACTGCAAGACTGCTGCTGAATCTATTGTTGATGAAAAGTGGTTTTCCACCTGCGATTATTCTTAAAAATGATCGGAAAAAATATTATGACGCGCTCAATCAGGCAAACAATCAGGACTATTCTAAATTGTTGCTTTTGATTTTACAGGCGGTTGAGCGAACTTTGGATATTTATCTTGGGAATCTTAATAATACCTATGATCAGTACCAAAGTATTACAGATATCGTGAAAGAGCCGGACGTTCCTTACGGACAGGAATACGTGAGTTTACTGGCCCGACAAGGAAAAATAGACGCTTTCAAAGAAGGCAGAAACTGGCTCACTACCAAAGATGCGGTTTTGGATTATATAGAAAATCGTGACCGAAAACGTATTTTAAAAAAGGAAGCGGAAAAGTAA
- a CDS encoding SDR family NAD(P)-dependent oxidoreductase, which produces MNNNLHKTVLILGANSDVAKQCILQYLEKGFSIIAASRDLNSLEQFVSENTIDSSRIILKYFDAVDFSLHQKFYNELPARPNIVIYAAGFLVENQKALHNFTSAKQMMEVNYMGAVSILNIIAMDESNKNLERIIGLSSLSGVRGRKSNFIYGSTKSAFTQYLAGLRQELASRKIIVNVLVSGYINTKINAGLQLNKNLLMEPDYVAKHIVNAGTDFSIIPNFKWKMIYYILKILPESLVAKLP; this is translated from the coding sequence ATGAATAATAATCTTCATAAAACTGTTCTAATTTTAGGCGCCAATTCCGATGTTGCGAAACAGTGTATTTTGCAATACCTGGAGAAGGGTTTTTCTATTATTGCTGCTTCCAGAGATCTTAATTCTCTCGAGCAATTTGTGAGTGAAAACACGATCGATTCTTCTAGAATTATTTTAAAATATTTTGATGCGGTTGATTTTTCTTTGCATCAAAAGTTTTATAATGAACTCCCAGCGAGACCCAATATCGTAATTTACGCTGCAGGTTTTCTCGTCGAAAATCAAAAAGCCCTTCACAATTTCACAAGTGCTAAACAAATGATGGAAGTGAATTATATGGGCGCAGTTTCTATTCTGAATATTATTGCGATGGATGAATCAAACAAAAATTTAGAAAGAATTATTGGTCTGTCTTCACTTTCCGGAGTTCGTGGTAGAAAAAGTAATTTCATTTACGGCAGTACAAAATCTGCATTTACCCAATATTTAGCGGGCCTCCGACAGGAATTAGCTTCGAGGAAAATTATCGTCAATGTTTTGGTGAGCGGATATATCAATACCAAAATTAATGCAGGTTTACAGCTTAATAAAAACCTGTTGATGGAGCCGGATTATGTAGCGAAACATATCGTCAATGCAGGAACTGATTTTTCGATTATCCCCAATTTCAAGTGGAAAATGATCTATTATATTCTAAAAATTCTACCCGAAAGTTTAGTTGCAAAATTGCCCTAA
- a CDS encoding enoyl-CoA hydratase/isomerase family protein has product MNNGFVNRELKNNISEITFGTPKSNSLPGEILEKLAQTILESGKDQNVKAILLKSEGEKAFCAGASFDELLEIEELEKSKIFFGGFAKVLNTMRSCGKLVIVRVQGKTTGGGVGIACAADYCFATKDAAMALTELNLGIGPFVIGPFVERKIGKSAYSAMSIDADFRSADWCEKHDVYHSVSENIQMMDEEIDKFLEKLSTRSSDALALIKKVSWEGTEHFEQLMPERILMSASLILEDSAKENIGKIKERLREK; this is encoded by the coding sequence ATGAACAACGGATTTGTAAACCGAGAACTTAAAAATAATATATCTGAAATCACCTTTGGAACGCCGAAAAGTAATTCTTTACCGGGAGAAATTTTAGAAAAGCTTGCCCAAACTATATTAGAAAGCGGCAAAGATCAAAATGTAAAAGCCATCCTTTTAAAATCCGAGGGTGAAAAAGCTTTCTGCGCCGGAGCCAGTTTTGATGAACTACTGGAGATCGAGGAACTGGAAAAATCAAAAATATTCTTTGGCGGTTTTGCAAAAGTTTTAAATACGATGCGATCGTGCGGGAAATTGGTCATTGTAAGAGTTCAGGGAAAAACAACCGGAGGTGGCGTTGGAATCGCTTGTGCCGCAGATTATTGTTTTGCCACCAAAGACGCCGCCATGGCTTTAACAGAATTAAATTTAGGGATCGGACCGTTTGTTATCGGGCCGTTTGTAGAAAGAAAAATAGGAAAATCAGCTTATTCAGCGATGTCGATCGATGCAGATTTCCGGAGTGCGGATTGGTGTGAAAAACACGATGTCTATCATTCCGTTTCGGAAAATATTCAAATGATGGATGAAGAAATTGATAAATTCTTAGAAAAATTATCAACCAGAAGTTCTGATGCTTTAGCTTTAATCAAGAAAGTTTCCTGGGAAGGAACGGAACATTTCGAACAGTTGATGCCGGAAAGAATTTTAATGAGTGCTTCTTTAATTTTAGAAGATTCTGCAAAAGAAAATATTGGTAAAATCAAAGAAAGACTTCGGGAGAAATAG